The following is a genomic window from Chloroflexota bacterium.
GCAGCAGGCCGAGGTAGCCGGTTCCGGCGATCAGCTCATCCACCACGTCGCGCCTGCGCCAACGGGCGCTCAGTCACGTCGCCGATGCGTCGCGCCTCGATCAGGCCGAGCCAGTGCCGTCTCGGCACGCTACAGGAACCAGTAGACGAGGGTGTCGTTCGCTCCGGCCAGCAGGAGCACCGCCGCCGCGAGCGGCCGCAGCCACGCATCCAGGCGCCGCGCACCCGCCAGATAGCTTCGGGTCGCGCCGAGACCGGCGCTCAGCACCGCCGCCAGGCCGAGGAGCGGCAGGGTCGTGCCGAGCGCGAAGGCGCCCGGATAGACGATCCCGACCGGCGAGGCCAGCGCCAGCGGGATCGTCAGCCCGAAGAACAGCAGGAACAGCGTCGGGCAGAAGGCGAACGCGAAGGCGACGCCGAGCACGAATGCGCCGCTCGTGCCCGGCCCGGCCCGCGCTTCGAGCCACTCCGAGAGTCCCTGGCCAACCGTGAAGCGCAGTGGCGGCCAGCCGAGCAGGTGCAGCCCGAGCAGGATCATCAGCGGCCCAAGCGCCTTGCGCGCCGCCACGACAACCGGGATCGAGCTTTGCGCGGCTTCCCGCCCGAGCAGGATGACCGCCACGCCGACGACGGTGTAGACCAGCACCTTGCCGAGCAGGTACGCCAGCGCCCCGCCCGCGACAGATCGCCGCTCGCCGGCCCCGCGGACCACATACGCCAGCGCGCTCGCGTTCGTGGTGAGCTGGCAGGGGCTGGTCGCCCCGAGCAGCCCGAACAGGAGCGCGCTCACCAGCGGGATGCCGATGCCGTCCCCGAGCGAGCGGACCGGGTCGACCACCGCGGCGTTGAGCGCACTCAGGACGGCGTACCAGGACATGACCAGCCCGCGCAGGTCCACCCGCTCACCCCCGCTCTTCTATCGAGCCGAGAGCTCGCGGACCACGATCCTCGGGCTTGATCGCCGTGTAGATGGCGACCGTGCCGAAGGCCGTCGCCAGCCGCGAGGTCCGCCGTACCTCCTCGAACCCGGCATCGCACACCATCGACGGGAGAAGGCCCTGGATGTTGTCGCCGACCTCCTCGAAGTGGCGGGTGACGAGCGAGATCGCGCGCATCAGCCCTGTGTGCGGGCGGTCGAAGTCCGCGACGTGCAGCTCGCCTCCGGGCCGGAGCACGCGGAGCATCCCGCGGCAGGCGCGGCGCTTGTCGTCCGTTTTCAGGTGATGCAGGACGAGCGTCGTCAGCACCCGGTCGAATGACCCATCTGGGTACGGCAGCCGCGTCGCCGTGCCGCGCTCGAACGTGACCTCGCGCCCGCGCCGCGCCGCCTTGGCACGGGCGCGCCGCAGGATGCGGTCGTCCGGATCGAGCCCCACCACCTGGGCTTCGGGCTGCCGCTCCTTCACCAGAATGACGAGCGTGCCGGTCCCACACCCGACGTCGAGGACGCGCTGTCCGGGCTCGACGCGGGCGCCTTCTACGAGCCGACGCTTCAGGGCGAGCTCCGGCATGACGCGGCTGACCAGCGGATCGTACAGCGGCGTCAGCCACCGATAGCTCAACGCCGGAATGTACCGGTCCGTCGCGGCGGCTGGTGGCGATTGCTGGCGTGTCATGGAGTCCTCCTGCCCATCACGCGTCCGGGCCGACCGGCGTGTGACTCGCTAGCCTCCCAGGAGACCGGCTCTGGTGAACGCGAGGTAGAACGGTTCGGCGACGATGCCGACCAGGACGAGCGCCGCGGCGCAGGCCAGCGTGGCGACCGCCGCCCAGCGCCCGAGCACCGGCACCGGCCCGGCGAGCGGACCGAAG
Proteins encoded in this region:
- a CDS encoding sulfite exporter TauE/SafE family protein yields the protein MDLRGLVMSWYAVLSALNAAVVDPVRSLGDGIGIPLVSALLFGLLGATSPCQLTTNASALAYVVRGAGERRSVAGGALAYLLGKVLVYTVVGVAVILLGREAAQSSIPVVVAARKALGPLMILLGLHLLGWPPLRFTVGQGLSEWLEARAGPGTSGAFVLGVAFAFAFCPTLFLLFFGLTIPLALASPVGIVYPGAFALGTTLPLLGLAAVLSAGLGATRSYLAGARRLDAWLRPLAAAVLLLAGANDTLVYWFL
- a CDS encoding methyltransferase domain-containing protein; the encoded protein is MTRQQSPPAAATDRYIPALSYRWLTPLYDPLVSRVMPELALKRRLVEGARVEPGQRVLDVGCGTGTLVILVKERQPEAQVVGLDPDDRILRRARAKAARRGREVTFERGTATRLPYPDGSFDRVLTTLVLHHLKTDDKRRACRGMLRVLRPGGELHVADFDRPHTGLMRAISLVTRHFEEVGDNIQGLLPSMVCDAGFEEVRRTSRLATAFGTVAIYTAIKPEDRGPRALGSIEERG